CCCGCCTCGGTCAGGTACGGCGGGAACAGCAGCACGCCCGAGGCGCCCGCCTCCTGCGCGGCCCTGGCCTGGGCCGCGGACGACGCCGTCCCGCCGGTGGCGGGTGCGACGACCGGCACCGCGCCGGCCACCTCGTCCACGGCGACCCGGACCACGCGGTCGACCTCGGCCGGGGTCAGCGAGAAGACCTCGCCGGTGCCGCCCGCGGCGAACAGGCCGGCCACGTCGAACCCGGACTGCCAGGCCAGGTGCTCGCGGTAGCGGGCCTCGTCGAACTCCAGCGCGTCGTCGAAGTGGGTGACCGGGAAGGACAGCAGACCGGACTTGAGCCGGTCGGCGAGAACGTCGGGGGGCATCAGCGTCACGGTGTCGGTCCTCGGTCCGGCGGGTCGCCGCGCGGTGCCGCGGGCGGTGGGGTCGTCGTCACCGTACGAACGCGGCCCGATGCCTGTCCAAGTGTTGTTTCGCATTGCTCAATACCTTGACGGCATCGGCCGACCGGACCTCACGGCGGCGGCGCGTGGTCCTCCAGCGCGTCCAGCACCCGCCACAGCGCCGGGTTGGCCGACGCGCGCAACCACAGCAGGTGCAACTCCACCGGCTCGGGCACGGCGGTGGCCAGCCGCACGAACCCCACGCCCTCGATGGACAGCCGCGCCGCGGACTCCGGCACGAACGCGATACCCCGACCCGCCGCCACCAGCCACAGCATCGTGAGCACCTGGCTCACCGCGTGCACGGTGTTCCCGCGCGCGATCGGCACGGCCCCCACCACGAGGTCGTGGAAGTAGCGCGCCTTCGTGGGCGAGTGCATGACCACCGGTTCGGACGCCACGTCGGCGGCCGTGACCAGCGGTCCCGCCCCGAGCAGCCGGTGGCCGGTGGGCGCGGCGATGAGCAGCGCCTCCCGGTGCAGCAGGCGCGAGCCGAACGTGGCGCGGTCGAACGGCGGGCGTGCCAGTCCCAGGTCGACCTCCTCGTCGAGCAGGCCGGCGACCTGCTCGCGGGTCACCATCTCGACGAGGTCGACGTCGAGGTCCGGCAGCTCGTCGGACAGCCGGTCGAGCAGGGCGCCCAGCACGCCGTAGGCCGAGGCGGCGGTGAACCCGACGCGGATCAGGCCGCTGGAGCCCGACGACACCCGCCTCGCCTGCTCGGGCGCGGCGTCGGCCAGCACCAGCAGCCGCCGCGCCTGCGCCAGGAACACCCGGCCGGCGGCGGTGAGGGCCACCCTGCGGTTGTCGCGGACCAGCAGTTGCGCGCCGACCGCGCGTTCCAGCTTCTGGATCTGCCTGCTCAACGGCGGCTGGGTCATCTTCAGGCGGGCGGCGGCCCGACCGAAGTGGAGCTCATCGGCCACCGCGACGAACCCGCGCAGCTGCTCCAGCGTGAACGCCATGCCCGGAAGGTATCAATCCACGCCTGTTCGCATATCGACAGGCATGGAGGTGTACTCGTGCCGCGGTGGACGCTCGGTCGCCGCGTTCGTCCCGGCCACCCGCGACACCAGGGGCCCGCGACACCAGGGGCCTGCCCGCCTTCGCGCTCAGGTGAGGTTCCCCGACGGGGCCGGAGTGGTGATCGGCCCCCGGGCCGCGGGCGCAACGCGGAGCGACGTTTCCACCGACGGGTTCCGGGGAATCGTGGGCCGAGCGGTGTCCACCCCGTTCGGCAGGATCGTCCGACTCGGCAGCTCTTCGGACTCCGATGAGCCCGCGGTGTCGACGGGACGTGGACGGTGCGAACCCGGGAAGGAAGGCCGATGGCCGTTGCACGTCTGCTGGTGGGAGCGTTCTGGCTGACCACGCTGTTCCTCGCGGTCGTCTTCCGGGACGAGGCCCCCGGTGCGCTCCCGGCGGTCCTGGCAGGAGGAGTGGTCCTGCTCCTCGGGGGAGTCGTCAGGCGCGCGGTCGACAAGCGCCGGCACCGCCCCTCCGACCGCTGAAGCCCCGACCCGCCCGGTCGACGGGTGCAGGATGGCGTGGTGCGGGAGGCATTGCGGAGTGCGGCCCCTG
This region of Saccharothrix longispora genomic DNA includes:
- a CDS encoding LysR family transcriptional regulator; its protein translation is MAFTLEQLRGFVAVADELHFGRAAARLKMTQPPLSRQIQKLERAVGAQLLVRDNRRVALTAAGRVFLAQARRLLVLADAAPEQARRVSSGSSGLIRVGFTAASAYGVLGALLDRLSDELPDLDVDLVEMVTREQVAGLLDEEVDLGLARPPFDRATFGSRLLHREALLIAAPTGHRLLGAGPLVTAADVASEPVVMHSPTKARYFHDLVVGAVPIARGNTVHAVSQVLTMLWLVAAGRGIAFVPESAARLSIEGVGFVRLATAVPEPVELHLLWLRASANPALWRVLDALEDHAPPP